The genomic interval TTATTACGCTTCCATCTTTTTGGATTTGGTGCCAAGCATAGTTTATAATGAAGAAAGACTTTACAACcttcagaaaaatataaattattatgtTGTCAGGTGGATATTGTGGTAATTGCTACTAACAAATCAAATGGACACtgagaagaataaaaaacaggttTAAACCAGTGGCCCAATATCACTTTTAATTCCAAACATAAGACGAGATCTGCCACCCTGATATATTCCAAAGGTAACACTTATGAGGTTCATATAAAGCACTGGAGCTGACTGTAACCTGCCTACTAAATACACAGAATGCTTACCTGCAGTGTATACAGGAAAAGAAGACAGTTTGTCCTTCATCTGCTGATCTCATCTGCCTGGTGTGGTAAACCATTCCTTCTTTATTGCAATGAGAGCACCGTCTGTCAATCTACAAGAAGAAAAAGCCCTTGTTGATACCGTGTACAGTTGAGATCACCACACACAACAGTCAGTGAACAGCAGTCAGTCCGTTCTTACCACAGGTCCCTTTAGTTCAGtgtcctcatcttcatccagaGCGACTGATGACTGCTCCACAAGGTTGAAGATAACCGTAGATTGGATCTCTTGACCTGAAAACTCTGGACAAAACTCAAGTATGTAAGGAATAATCCATGGCAATCTGTGTCGTTATCAAAACTCATGTATAATATGATACAAGATATAATGCGTGTTTGCATATGGACATTTTCCCCAGATCAAAGTAGAAAATAAGGTGTATGGATTATTTAGTGCAATAGGACTTTTTTCTGGATAGACACTTTACAGTGTCAGACACATTTTCCTACTTATAATGGTCAGACAGCCTTAACAAGGAAGCCAGCACCTATCTCTTTGTGAGACAAAGGTTACTGGTATTGACGCacgcacacctgaacgcaatgttcacTTCAAAactcacagtccacctggataCGTTTGT from Limanda limanda chromosome 10, fLimLim1.1, whole genome shotgun sequence carries:
- the polr1h gene encoding DNA-directed RNA polymerase I subunit RPA12 isoform X2, with translation MRRGILEGPCLEMSCLGGDPNFCPECGNVLPLPGIQDTVYCPQCSFFIPVAEFSGQEIQSTVIFNLVEQSSVALDEDEDTELKGPVIDRRCSHCNKEGMVYHTRQMRSADEGQTVFFSCIHCRYQEKEDS
- the polr1h gene encoding DNA-directed RNA polymerase I subunit RPA12 isoform X3, translating into MSCLGGDPNFCPECGNVLPLPGIQDTVYCPQCSFFIPVAEFSGQEIQSTVIFNLVEQSSVALDEDEDTELKGPVIDRRCSHCNKEGMVYHTRQMRSADEGQTVFFSCIHCRYQEKEDS